One region of Juglans regia cultivar Chandler chromosome 4, Walnut 2.0, whole genome shotgun sequence genomic DNA includes:
- the LOC109003635 gene encoding ras-related protein RABB1c-like, with translation MSYAYLFKYIIIGDTGVGKSCLLLQFTDKRFQPVHDLTIGVEFGARMITIDNKPIKLQIWDTAGQESFRSITRSYYRGAAGALLVYDITRRETFNHLASWLEDARQHANANMTIMLIGNKSDLAHRRAVSTEEGEQFAKEHGLIFMEASAKTAQNVEEAFIKTAATIYKKIQDGVFDVSNESYGIKVGYGGIPGPSGGRDGSSSQGGGCCG, from the exons ATGTCATACGCTTACCTCTTCAAGTACATCATCATCGGTGATAccg GAGTTGGAAAATCATGTCTTCTGCTACAGTTCACGGACAAGCGGTTCCAGCCAGTGCATGATCTAACCATTGGTGTGGAGTTTGGGGCCAGGATGATTACCATTGACAATAAACCCATTAAGCTTCAAATCTGGGACACG GCTGGTCAAGAATCCTTCAGATCTATTACGAGGTCCTATTATAGAGGGGCTGCTGGTGCATTGCTTGTATATGATATTACCAG GAGGGAGACTTTTAACCACTTGGCTAGCTGGCTGGAAGATGCAAGGCAACATGCAAATGCAAACATGACTATAATGCTTATTGGTAATAAGAGTGATTTGGCTCACAGAAGGGCTGTGAGCACAGAGGAAGGGGAGCAGTTTGCAAAGGAGCATGGGTTAATTTTCATGGAGGCCTCTGCTAAAACTGCTCAGAACGTTGAGGAG GCATTTATAAAAACAGCTGCTACCATTTACAAGAAGATTCAGGATGGAGTTTTTGATGTATCAAATGAG TCTTATGGAATAAAGGTTGGATACGGTGGAATCCCAGGACCATCAGGAGGCAGAGATGGCTCTTCTTCTCAAGGCGGAGGCTGTTGCGGTTGA